In Desulfosoma caldarium, the following are encoded in one genomic region:
- a CDS encoding NADH:ubiquinone reductase (Na(+)-transporting) subunit F: MMTLVLGLLSISGLCAVLALLLEAAYAVFADYGPCRITINEGAKEFTVKGGGRLLGTLMDQGVFIPSACGGRGSCGLCKVTVLQGGGPILPTETPYMNDEELRRGTRLSCQVRLRGDVQLQIPEAFFLIKEFRTQVVGLKPLTPSIKEVHLKLIEPQEIVFKPGQFIQFQVPEYEGSSEPVYRAYSIASPASLKTEIKLVITRVERGIATTYIHDFLKEGDEVLINGPYGDFYLRHSNRPMVMIGTGSGLAPLLSILFQMADEHIDRPCTLYFGVRSRQDLFYQEEIHQLMGMLPRLRYVPVLSQPLAEDHWDGETGYVTDAVARGVSDGSQLEAYLCGNPLMINAAVKLLTERGVSEDRIFFDKFG, from the coding sequence ATGATGACCCTTGTGCTCGGATTGCTCTCGATTAGCGGCTTGTGTGCTGTCTTGGCCCTGCTTTTGGAAGCGGCCTACGCCGTCTTTGCCGACTACGGACCGTGTCGGATTACTATCAATGAAGGGGCCAAGGAATTCACGGTCAAGGGTGGTGGCCGCTTGCTAGGCACCCTGATGGACCAGGGCGTGTTCATTCCTTCCGCGTGCGGTGGCCGGGGCAGTTGCGGACTGTGCAAAGTGACCGTCCTGCAAGGCGGAGGGCCAATTCTGCCCACAGAAACCCCCTACATGAACGACGAGGAGTTGCGGCGCGGAACGCGATTGTCTTGTCAGGTCCGCCTTCGAGGTGACGTTCAGCTGCAAATTCCTGAAGCCTTTTTCTTGATCAAGGAATTTCGCACGCAGGTTGTGGGCTTGAAACCGCTGACACCTTCCATCAAGGAAGTGCATCTGAAGCTCATCGAACCTCAAGAGATCGTCTTTAAGCCCGGGCAGTTTATCCAATTCCAGGTTCCGGAATACGAAGGGTCCTCAGAACCGGTGTACCGCGCCTACTCCATCGCTTCCCCGGCGAGTCTTAAGACGGAAATCAAGCTGGTCATCACCCGCGTGGAACGAGGAATCGCCACCACCTACATTCACGACTTTCTTAAGGAAGGCGATGAAGTCCTCATCAATGGCCCTTATGGAGATTTCTACTTGCGCCATTCGAATCGCCCCATGGTCATGATCGGCACGGGTTCCGGGCTCGCTCCGCTTCTGTCCATTCTGTTCCAAATGGCTGACGAACATATCGACCGCCCCTGCACCCTCTATTTCGGTGTGCGCAGCCGCCAGGACCTTTTTTACCAGGAAGAGATTCATCAGTTGATGGGCATGCTGCCTCGCTTGCGCTACGTGCCGGTTCTGTCCCAGCCTCTCGCCGAAGATCATTGGGATGGGGAAACCGGCTACGTCACCGATGCGGTGGCTCGTGGTGTCAGCGACGGATCCCAACTGGAAGCGTATCTTTGCGGAAATCCATTGATGATCAATGCCGCCGTGAAACTGCTCACGGAAAGGGGGGTCAGCGAAGACCGCATCTTTTTCGACAAGTTCGGTTAA